A region of the Melanotaenia boesemani isolate fMelBoe1 chromosome 6, fMelBoe1.pri, whole genome shotgun sequence genome:
ATGCCATGCCCAACCTGAGAAAACTTGGTAAGCTGTGTCCACGGTGTCCACACTGCACTCATCTTTGTTCAAGATTTTTAAATGAGTAAGTGGTCTTTGTTGCTTTTCAGATAGCTGCTCAGTCAGAGACAATGAGCGTAAAGCAGCCATGTTGCAGTTTTCTTTTGACCTTCCCCCTCAACAGAAGAGCTCCtctccgaatccagctgaagaTCGAAGGTACACCAAACATAAAATGTCTAACTTAAATTAGCTTGACACATATTGTTTGATTGAAGCATCAACTGATAATCAAAGGTCAGGTGTCTGGATTATACTACTGCATAAAAACAATGGAGGATTGCCCACCACATTTGAGCTATCTAAGATGTGCACATCTCAGATATTTCAGGCAGACACACCGTTCTTAAAACAGCTGCTGGAGAAATTATTAGAGCAGATAACGTTTTGAATAGTTTGCATGATCGATTGAATCATTCCTTTTATTTACCTTTGAACCCTAATGTTTGCTATTTAATGACCATATCATTTCCTTATTGTTATCGTGAAGCATTGAAGCATTTAGCTAAAGTCAGTGTTATTATCAGCAATAAATCAATCTGGTTGATATTTAATAATGCTGCTTTGCAGGTatatgtggaaaataaatgGTTTTCGGACTAAAAATACACACAGTGCACAACATTGGGATCCTTGTGGCTGGCGAATACGCATGTAGAAATGTAATATGATCAATAATCTTTTAGCTGTAAGAATTGTTCACAATGATGGAGGTTTATAAACAAAATGGGTCTTTACAAGTCTGGCAagaatagtgttttttttttcttattttttgtcaCGCTGTAGGTCACATAAAGACTAAAGCTACACACTGACTTTACTTAAAGCCACTGTGTGCTCAAGTTACATTTGCTTTTTTACTTGTGATTGGTAGAAGCAGTGATCACAGGTTGGCTTTGGTTGACCGCTTGACCAAGAGGCTTTCTCTCCCGACTGACTGTCAGGATATTGTATTAAACTTTGTTGGAACAAATCATGGTGGCCAAAGTGAAACAATTTCTGACTCTGCAAACAAGGAAGCAAAGGGTAAGATGCCAAAGTCCAAAtgttagttatttatttaaaaccaaaccagcagaattacattttttagaTGTCAAACATCTGCCTTCATTTTCAGAAGCAAAAGAGGAAAGTTCAGAAGATTTTACACAACAAAGAAGTTCAACTCCAAAACAGGTGATTTTAATTTCCATGTCAAACAGTATTACCTGCTGtacatttatattattaaataacaaTTCTTTCACTTGTAGGAATCTGCTAAATCCATCCTCAGGCATACCCGTAATACAAATGGTAAGTCTTTTTAGACTAGTAGAATTTTTGTACTTGAATGTCAGTCATTTATTAGGAGAAGGTGTGCAGAAGCAAGTTTTAGGGGTATTTTCTCTACTTTAGCCACAGAATCACAGTCTTTTAGTGACTTAGCAtaaatttaagcttttataacttaaattaaatatagGACATTTAAGTCAAGTTTGGCTCTCATTTAATTATAGTAGCTAGCTCTTGTGTACCAAGTGAAGTTAATTCTGTTTATTACAGAAGCTCATCAATAACACTAGGGGGAGACAGAAACCAGTATTTTAACACTGTCTCCATGAAGGTCTGTTAATATCTGtgcttgttttaaaaatttctttgtAATTTTCCAGCTAACACTGAGTCCAAAGGGCCGCAGATGAATGAACTGCCTTATAAAGTAAGCTTTACCTCACCTAAAGGTGCTGAAAGACCAAAAGTGTCCTTTGACCCCTATATAGACAAGCATCTACATGTTtctggaaaacaaaagcaaaaggaaCTCTCCAGACATGCAGCCAAAGGGCATTTTACTCCTAATCCTGGTAAGAATTGAATTTCAGTATTAAAGAAGCCCATTGTTTGAGTTTTACATTGACCTTTGAATATTAATGCTCACCTTTATTGCAAGTTATTCAGTGTGTtctcaaaatatttttccagaTCAAAGTCAGCGTCATGTCTCCTCATTCATTAATATCCGGCCTCCCAGTCCACTTCGTCCTGGTTTAAATCTGTCTGATCCCTCTGACCCCATCTTACATCCTGCGAGACTCAGCTACTCTAACTTCAACAAGACAGAAGGGGGCACTAGCTTACAGCCgcaagctgaaaagaaaaaaagggtttGCAATTAATTTTAGTCCTAGTTTTCACAGTTTATCATCCATTCATTTGAGGTTCCATCTCTCTTTTCATATCAGTTTACAGCATCTCTGAAATTCCCTCTCAGGGTAGTTATAGGAAACCCCTTGAGATGCTTCTCAACCTGGTGGACAAACACTGGAGAGGAGAGAGATCACTGCATCATAACAACAACTTCCTCTGTGAGTTGAAGTTTGGCTTGAGGAATGTGGTATACAATTTCAAGAAACTAAGATGATGAATGGCTTCTCATCTCTTCTATTTTCGGCTCTAGCCCAGGCAGTCCAGATCCTCTCGATGATGGAGAGTGATATTTCCAGTCGGGAGGCTGAGGTCAGGACCTTAAAGCAGAATGTTGATGCACTTAACTTTCAAGCTGTCGTACGAGATAATGAACACAAAACTGAAGTGCAAAACCTCTCTGCTCAGCTAGAGGAAGCTCACAGAGAAGCAGTAAGTTAACTCAACACTAGGAAAAAAGAATTTAGCTTCATGAGAGCATGCTAGAGCTAATGTGCACAACATGTTACTATGAACACAGGGCAAACTAAATGAGCAGCTGAGGATTGTCTTAGAAGAGAATGTTGCTCTGCAGAAACAGCTCATCAAGTTAGAGCGCCAGTATCTCAAGTCTATGATGAAAAGTTCTCCAATTACTCAGATCAGAGGTGGGTGTAAATGCCAACAGGAGATCAGATATGACTGAACATTTGGCTGTTTAACAATAGTGTTTGTCTATTCTTAGAGGCTCAGACAGAagtggaggagctgaagaaaGAAATTGAAGGGCTCAAGAAGGAATTGCAAGAGGCTGAGAAAGTCCAGGAACTCTCAAATATGCTGCAAGAAAGCCACAGGTGAGAAGAAACTGTAGTCTGTGCTGACACTTGGATCTGCTGTATATTACACACCCACAGTGTGGGTACAGTGATGCAATCTTACATCTAAATCACCTGCCTTGTTGGTTGTTTATATGatttgtgtatgtctgtgtatgtgcTGCAGGTCCCTGGTGGCCACCAACGAGTGTTTGCTAGCTGAGCTGAAGGGAAGTGGAGAACATTAAAGATAAATTTGAATAAAGAAATGTACACCGGGATgaaaaatcaaagcaaaactTTGCCAAGCATCATATCAGCATATGGTCCAGCAATGAAGTTTTGCTTATTTATATCACTGCAGTATACATTTAAATTTTGTGTATGCCTTTTTGAGGAAGggtttcttattttaaaatagtaTGTACAGGCTGTCTAGCAAATGTAAACAGTAGCAGGGAAAAGCCATTCATCCAAGGAACTTTGTATATAAGTGTGTGTCAGGGTTGTTATGTTAAATGATTTTAGGGGGAAAAATGAAAAGGTCATAATGTGTTTCCTGGATCTGTAGCAAgattgtgtctttttttctttttttgtaggtCAGTTGTGTCTCCATCTGCTTTGTACACTGCAGTGGAATGAATGCATCAAGATTGCAGCTGCAGTGTGACTTTATTTATGTCTGCCTCGGGGCTCGAGAGCTGCTCTCACACATGCACTTTCCTCTCTCAAAACCTGATACAAGACTACCAGCTTAGAAAATGTATGCTACACAAACTGAAtgtagtttttcctttttctctgaaTGTTACAGGTCAGTGGGTGGTACTACTGCTACcaagtatttattaaaaaataaggcATAAGAATATAGGTTGACTTCTGATATCTACTGAGCAGAGGTTCTGaggtgtattttctttttttttttaatttattttcaataatgCACTATAAATCATGAACACGCTTTAAGAAGTcttgaaacaacaacaaaaaccactGCATGCACTGGGGCATAATAATACATCAAAGGTTATTTGAAAAAGAAGACGGTATTGTTCCCCGACATTAAAGGTGCACAGTATTTGGCATGAAGCACAGAAAAACATACTTAAACTACTGCAGcagacaaaaatacacaaagaacTGCTAGTTTTGCACTTACTGCATGATTCTTCATCAGCTGAGGCTACAGGTAGTGTGTTGCACACAAAACTGTTATCATGGAAAAATATTCTACAAAAGTATTATTTGCAGATCTCCCTTTATCTGATACATTATGTCAGTAAATATTAAAaccctgctttgtttttttttttaagtaagatcTGTGCCGTAGATGACAGTACCACACATAAAAGGTACAAACAAATAGGATAGCATTAGAGGATAGCTCACTGTGTACATGTACAAGTTGATACATATTGATTTCAAGCAATACAAGATTTTATCATGATCCCACAGTTTCATTACTAGATACTTTTAGCAAGAAAATTGTAAGTCTGTCCAGTAGTCTGTCCTCACAGCAGGCACAGTAGTTACGGAAAGATGGACAAACTGTCATCTATATGCCTCTGAATCAAATGCAATACACATCACATGCACAAAGTACAGCAATACAGAAGAACTCAAACAGGAAGCAAGTGTCTTAAATTAAGCGACGTGGCTAAACTCTTTTAGAATATATACACAATCTTACCACAAATATATTAGAACTACTGTGGATAAATCTGATAAGGAAATGATGtaagtaaaatcttaaaaatacaATCTTGTACAACTGTGTTTGTCTACTGTGCGAAGAGCTTCTGCTTTCAGCTAAAATCACCAATTACAGTAATTACTGGAAATGCTTATTTTCCATGACATTTTGCTCTATACATAAGGTCCTAAAAAAGTCTTGAGGCCCATTTAAAATTTGCATGGTCAGGCTTTAGTTGattatttttcctctctttaagaaaaaacaatataagaGAGATTTTAAAGCAAGCTGACAACactcaacacatttatttaGTCTGAATTTAAGATCAAACTGTATGAAAGCCCTGAGAGGCAACTTAACATAAAACTGACCCTCAataagttctgtttttttttttttttatgcggGTAACattgaaaaatttaaattaatagtacttaaaaagtatatatatatatatatactcacaAAGAAATCTgttaaaggagaaaaagaggatTAGGAAATGggtttctgttttaattagcTGTCAGGGCTTCCGTACCAGCAATAACATTGGATcatgaaacaatttaaaatctAAACAGTAGATTTTTCAACAGCTAACAAGCTCAGATGgcaaacaataataaaaatgaaatcaaggggtaaagtaaaaaaaaaaaaaaaaatctgtgtgtcAGTCATCTTTGAAACTGCAGAGCTAATTAATGACTTTCTTCAGCTAAATATGGTCAAAGAAAcatttccattaaaaagtgCATTGTTGTTAATTCATCAAATTGTTGTcccatttttgcttttcttggcGTGTTGTTCATTGTGCTTGATAAACATTGTAAGGCCCTATCATAACAGTTTCAGTGTTCATGGCAAAGCAGTTTCTCTCATTTATTCTCTTCAGTGTTTGGCAGTAGCTCGCTAACAGACAGGAATGTACCAGCTAGTG
Encoded here:
- the cep72 gene encoding centrosomal protein of 72 kDa isoform X2, which translates into the protein MAAECLTTLTEQWIRERLQLKHPCLGDVRSLSLPGTYEEKIRHLGNALNNFVRLKSLDLSYNVLVSVEGVQHLKKLERLILYYNCIPSLEEVKVLFELPVLKELDLRLNPLTKSCPHYRPYLVHAMPNLRKLDSCSVRDNERKAAMLQFSFDLPPQQKSSSPNPAEDRSSDHRLALVDRLTKRLSLPTDCQDIVLNFVGTNHGGQSETISDSANKEAKEAKEESSEDFTQQRSSTPKQESAKSILRHTRNTNANTESKGPQMNELPYKVSFTSPKGAERPKVSFDPYIDKHLHVSGKQKQKELSRHAAKGHFTPNPDQSQRHVSSFINIRPPSPLRPGLNLSDPSDPILHPARLSYSNFNKTEGGTSLQPQAEKKKRGSYRKPLEMLLNLVDKHWRGERSLHHNNNFLSQAVQILSMMESDISSREAEVRTLKQNVDALNFQAVVRDNEHKTEVQNLSAQLEEAHREAGKLNEQLRIVLEENVALQKQLIKLERQYLKSMMKSSPITQIREAQTEVEELKKEIEGLKKELQEAEKVQELSNMLQESHRSLVATNECLLAELKGSGEH
- the cep72 gene encoding centrosomal protein of 72 kDa isoform X1 — translated: MAAECLTTLTEQWIRERLQLKHPCLGDVRSLSLPGTYEEKIRHLGNALNNFVRLKSLDLSYNVLVSVEGVQHLKKLERLILYYNCIPSLEEVKVLFELPVLKELDLRLNPLTKSCPHYRPYLVHAMPNLRKLDSCSVRDNERKAAMLQFSFDLPPQQKSSSPNPAEDRRSSDHRLALVDRLTKRLSLPTDCQDIVLNFVGTNHGGQSETISDSANKEAKEAKEESSEDFTQQRSSTPKQESAKSILRHTRNTNANTESKGPQMNELPYKVSFTSPKGAERPKVSFDPYIDKHLHVSGKQKQKELSRHAAKGHFTPNPDQSQRHVSSFINIRPPSPLRPGLNLSDPSDPILHPARLSYSNFNKTEGGTSLQPQAEKKKRGSYRKPLEMLLNLVDKHWRGERSLHHNNNFLSQAVQILSMMESDISSREAEVRTLKQNVDALNFQAVVRDNEHKTEVQNLSAQLEEAHREAGKLNEQLRIVLEENVALQKQLIKLERQYLKSMMKSSPITQIREAQTEVEELKKEIEGLKKELQEAEKVQELSNMLQESHRSLVATNECLLAELKGSGEH